Part of the Bacillus sp. THAF10 genome is shown below.
CTTTACCCCCATTTTCAGCATCGAAGTACTCTAGCTTTACGCGATGCGGTAGAAGTGATGATTGCTTGTCATGACAGTCTCGTTGCTAGCAGGTTAGTCGATTTTTGTGGTGGTTGGGATAAGGTCAATCACACCATTCAATCATTTTTTCCTAGTATTTTCGTTACTGTTAATCCCAGAGATGAACGAAATCAAGGACAGTTGAATGAATTACTTGAATTAATGGTTTCTCTCTTCAAAGCCTATCAAAATCGGCCGTTTTTATGGTTGCCTCTGATGAATGGACTTGTTCGCCAGCAAGGCAGTGTGGAGGGTATTGTGGCTTTTCATTTGAATCATATGACAGGTGGATTGGAGAATGTGATAGTAAATATTGGGATTATTGGAGAGTTTCATGAGAATCCCTTTGTTTATGCATTAGGAGCGATTGATTTGCCAAACCGCACTCACAATCAAGAGGCTGATCATAAAATTTGCGAGGCAATGAAGCTGCTGTATCTTGAAAGTTTGGACGGGTGCACCTCCCGTCCGTAATAGCCTATGCTAGGAAATATCCAAAATGTCCTTTACTCGTAGCCACCCGGCATCGCCGAATTTGTCGACAACGTGCAGGCGCTCGTTGAGGGGATCAAGGTGGTGCACTGCCCCTACAAAGAGGTGGTATCTTCGTTTTTCAAAATAGGTGATGGTG
Proteins encoded:
- a CDS encoding serine hydrolase; this translates as MNNVLEKLQEIKEGKVGMEVFSNQAQTKILSLNREMVVPLASSAKVAIGFCITKWVEEKLFSWDDAVENISFNPNEDSKELYPHFQHRSTLALRDAVEVMIACHDSLVASRLVDFCGGWDKVNHTIQSFFPSIFVTVNPRDERNQGQLNELLELMVSLFKAYQNRPFLWLPLMNGLVRQQGSVEGIVAFHLNHMTGGLENVIVNIGIIGEFHENPFVYALGAIDLPNRTHNQEADHKICEAMKLLYLESLDGCTSRP